The genomic region ATGAAAGGGGGATTTCGTGAGCTTCTTGTTGGGCTGCTCTTGACCGCTTTCGGTCTGGCGGGGATCGGGTATTTTATCGAACCGGTTTTAGTCATTCTCAAGGGGATTATTCCCTTGGTCGTGCTCCTTTTCGGCGCGTTATTAGTGATGATCGGTCTGAGTTCGCTGCGTGAGAAGAGCGAGGAGTTCGAGAACTGGGAAACAGAGAGCGGCAAAGAAGGGAGTGAATAAACGCAGTGGGAGCGATAAAACCAACCTATATCAAGAGTCTGGCGAAGCAATTGCTAAAGCACGTGCCGGACTTCACCGACGATTTTGAGCGTAATAAGCAGCTTGTTGGGGAGTACACCAACATCGGCAGCAAAGCGGTGCGGAACAGAGTAGCAGGATATATAACACATAAGAAAGTAAAAGAGAGTAAGGTGGAGTAAGTGC from Methanomicrobia archaeon harbors:
- a CDS encoding 30S ribosomal protein S17e, translating into MGAIKPTYIKSLAKQLLKHVPDFTDDFERNKQLVGEYTNIGSKAVRNRVAGYITHKKVKESKVE